In Kiritimatiellia bacterium, the genomic window GATCACCGTGGCGCGCCGGACCATCGCCAAGTACCGGGACGAGCTCAAGATCCTTCCTTCGCACCTGCGCCGGGCAGGCTGACGGCGGCCGCCGGGACCGCGGGGACCGGCTTATCCGTCGGTGTTGCCGAGTATGATCTGGAAGCCCGGCAGGGCGCCGATGAAGGCCAGCACGTTCTGCGGCTGCAGGGGCTTGATCACGTAGTGCTGCACGCCCATCTTCCGCCCGAGCTCGATGTCCTTTTCGTAATCGGACGTGCTAAGCACAATCAGGGGAATCGCGCGCAGGCCGGCGTCGCCCTGGATCCGGGTGATCAGTTCGCGCCCGTCCATGCCCGGCAGGTTGAGGTCGATGAGCACGAAGAGCGGAGGCGGGTATTTCTCCCTGTCGGCATAGGCGCCCTGGTGGTTCAGGTAGTCCCACGCCTCCTGCCCGGACCGGACCACGTCGATGGCGTTCCAGACGTTGGCCTTGTGGAAGGCGCGCTGCGCCAGGACGGCGTCGTCATGGTCATCCTCGACCATCAGGATTCTCGAGGTTCGAACCGTTATATTCGGCATGGCTGCCTCCTCATGTGGTTTGCAGGCAGGGTGTGACATCGCCGGCCTGCGCAGTCGCCGGCTCTTTAGGCAGGCGAATCCAGAACGTGCATCCCCGGCCCGGCTCCGCGTCGAGGTCGATCGAACCGCCATGCTGGCGGACGATCTTGCGGCAGAGCGCGAGCCCGATGCCGGTGCCTTCGTACCGGTCGCTCGCGTGCAGCCGCTTGAACGGCACGAAGAGGCGGCCGGCGTCCTCGCGGGTCATCCCGATGCCGTTGTCCCGCACGTAGATTTTCCAGGCGTCCGGCTCCTCCACGGCGCCGACCTCCACGCGGGGCTCCGGCTTGTCGTTGAATTTCAGGGCGTTGCCGATCAGGTTCTGGAAAAGCTGGACCAGGCGGGTCTCGTCCCCCTGGACCACGGGCAGCGCCTCCGTCCGGATCACGGCGTTGCGCTCGACCAGGCGGTGGGAGAGCTGGTCCTTGACGATGTCGAGGATGTCCTGCAGGGGGAGGGAGCGCACGGCGAGTCCGTCCGAGTC contains:
- a CDS encoding response regulator, translating into MPNITVRTSRILMVEDDHDDAVLAQRAFHKANVWNAIDVVRSGQEAWDYLNHQGAYADREKYPPPLFVLIDLNLPGMDGRELITRIQGDAGLRAIPLIVLSTSDYEKDIELGRKMGVQHYVIKPLQPQNVLAFIGALPGFQIILGNTDG